The proteins below come from a single Oncorhynchus tshawytscha isolate Ot180627B linkage group LG22, Otsh_v2.0, whole genome shotgun sequence genomic window:
- the LOC112247169 gene encoding 5'-nucleotidase domain-containing protein 2, which translates to MACKKVGTTLGRALWQNGSRTPPLSRSSKIINFSTSRELKSGEKKCKDQSCESNCRSASMPLPAACSSTPAAQRHQVGGKKGPEEPLTVSGRSYSSTAPKADHRTYLWARYNEMKRLVHDLIPPSVCNLLNSSTIYANNEVSLAEVDIYGFDYDYTLALYSDALNTMIYNTARDFLIEHFKYPEGIRKYDYIPNFAARGLHYDIQKGLLMKIDAFHYIQLGTVYRGLNPVPDEEVLRLYGGTHHVPLQQVSGFYGKGPKVKQFMDIFSIPEMTLLAVANDFFISNDIEYDPEHLYKDVSEAIGMVHIKGYMYKWIMQDLEKYILGRDETYAVLHRLVSHGKKLFLITNSPFSFVDKGMRYMVGKDWRDFFDVVIVQADKPHFFNDCVKPFRRLDGNGDLQWDKINSLDKGQIYKQGNLYDFLRLTGWRGSSVLYFGDHLYSDLADLMLRHGWRTGAIVPELDLETKVVNTEQYAQSLTWLQALTGLLERMQMHRDSQSREVLQDWLKEREELRLRTKNLFNPQFGSIFRTCHNPTYFSRRLCRFSDVYMASISCLLNYDLSYTFYPRRTPLQHEAPLWMDQLCTGCMKTPFLEEMAHIR; encoded by the exons ATGGCCTGCAAAAAAGTGGGTACTACACTGGGCCGTGCATTGTGGCAAAACGGTAGCAGGACACCACCCCTTTCAAGATCTTCGAAAATTATAAACTTTTCAACAAGCAGGGAATTGAAAAGTGGAGAGAAGAAATGTAAAGATCAAAGCTGTGAATCCAATTGTAGGTCGGCGTCGATGCCTTTACCTGCCGCTTGCTCCTCTACACCTGCCGCTCAAAGACATCAGGTTGGGGGCAAGAAGGGTCCCGAGGAGCCGTTGACAGTGTCTGGACGATCGTACTCCTCCACTGCCCCAAAAGCAGATCATAGGACGTACTTATGGGCACGTTATAATGAGATGAAACGGCTTGTGCACG ACCTGATCCCACCAAGTGTGTGTAACCTGCTCAACTCCTCCACTATCTACGCCAACAACGAGGTCAGCCTAGCAGAGGTGGACATCTATGGGTTTGACTATGACTACACCCTGGCCCTCTACTCTGATGCCCTCAACACTATGATCTACAACACTGCCCGAGACTTCCTCATCGAGCACTTCAAG TACCCTGAAGGTATCCGCAAATATGACTACATCCCCAACTTTGCTGCACGGGGTCTTCACTATGATATTCAAAAG GGCCTCCTGATGAAGATAGATGCTTTCCATTACATTCAGCTGGGGACTGTGTATCG GGGACTGAACCCAGTTCCAGATGAGGaggtcctgaggctctatgggggtACGCACCATGTCCCCTTGCAACAGGTCAGCGGCTTCTATGGAAAG GGACCCAAGGTTAAGCAGTTCATGGACATCTTCTCCATCCCAGAGATGACCCTCCTGGCTGTGGCCAATGATTTCTTCATCTCCAACGACATCGAGTACGATCCCGAGCACCTCTACAAAGACGTTTCA GAAGCCATTGGAATGGTTCACATCAAAGGCTACATGTACAAATGGATCATGCAAGATCTGG AGAAGTACATTCTGGGAAGGGATGAGACTTATGCTGTTCTGCATCGCCTGGTCAGCCACGGGAAGAAACTGTTCCTCATCACCAACAGCCCCTTCAGCTTTGT GGATAAAGGCATGAGGTACATGGTTGGGAAGGACTGGAGGGACTTCTTTGATGTGGTCATCGTTCAGGCAGACAAACCACACTTCTTCAATGACTGTGTCAA ACCATTTAGACGCCTGGATGGAAATGGTGACCTCCAGTGGGACAAAATAAACAGTCTGGACAAAGGACAGATCTACAAACAA GGAAACCTGTACGACTTCCTGAGGCTGACAGGCTGGAGAGGGTCCAGTGTGCTATACTTTGGAGACCATCTCTACAGTGACTTGGCT GATCTGATGCTGCGTCATGGGTGGCGTACGGGAGCCATTGTGCCTGAGCTGGATCTGGAGACCAAGGTGGTGAACACAGAACAATATGCCCAGAGCCTCACATGGCTTCAGGCCCTCACAGGCCTGCTGGAACGCATGCAG ATGCATCGGGATTCACAGTCTAGGGAGGTTCTGCAGGATtggctgaaggagagagaggagctcag ACTAAGAACAAAGAACCTCTTCAACCCCCAGTTCGGCAGCATCTTCCGCACCTGTCACAACCCCACCTACTTCTCCCGCCGCCTGTGTCGCTTCTCAGACGTCTACATGGCCTCCATCAGCTGTCTGCTGAACTACGACCTCtcctacaccttctacccccgACGCACCCCTCTGCAGCATGAGGCGCCCCTGTGGATGGACCAGCTCTGCACTGGCTGCATGAAGACCCCCTTCCTGGAGGAGATGGCCCACATTCGCTGA